ACTCCACAGTCCGCTGACACCGCTCCCGACGAGGAGAAGTGGCTCACTCCGGGCGTGAAGGGCATCGGCTCAGCCAGCTTTCTGGCCGACGTCGGACACGAGATTCCCAGCGCCCTGTTGCCGTCGCTACTGACGTCCACCCTCGGCGCCCCCGCAGCAGCCCTCGGCGTGATCGAGGGAATCTCCGACGCCCTGGCGGGAGCCGCCCGCTTCGGTGGCGGCGTCCTCGCTGACGACCCAGCCCGCCGCCGCAAGGTCGCAGTCGGCGGCTACGCGACCACGGCCGTACTCGGCGCAGCGACCGCCGGAGCGACCGCTGTCTGGCAGGTCGGTCTCCTCCGTGCGGCCGCCTGGACTGCCCGAGGCCTTCGCGTTCCGGCCCGAAACGCTCTTCTCGCGGACATCGTCCCGGCGAAGACATACGGGCGGGCCTACGGCTTCGAGCGGATGATGGACAACCTCGGAGCGATCTTCGGACCCATCCTTGCCCTTGCCCTGGTCGCCTGGCTCGGCGTTCAGTGGGCGATCGGCCTTTCCGCCATCCCCGGCCTTCTCGTCGCGGGTGCGATCATCTACGCGATTCGGAAGACCCCCCGATCCACCAGCCGGGACAAGGCCCCACTCAAGATCCGCATCAAGCCCGTCCTGAGCGGCGGCCTCGGCAGGCTTCTGGGGGGCGGTCACAGCGTTTGAAGTGGGCAACGTCGCCGCAGCCCTGCTGATTCTGCGGGCCTGCGACCTGCTCACGGCGGAGCACGGGGCGAAGACCGCGGCGACGATTGCGCTCGGCCTATACACCGCCTACAACGCCGCCACGCTTGCTTCCGTTCCCGCAGGGCGTCTCTCCGACGGGCTCGGCAGGCGCGGACCCGTCCTCGTCCTGGCCGGAGGAGTCGCCGCGTTTGCACTCTCCTACGGCCTGTTCACCATCGACGCCACGACGGTGGTGTTCCTCGCGATCGCGTTCGTCTTGGCCGGAGTCGGTACCGGCGCAGTCGAGACCGCCCAGCACTCCGCCGTCGCCGCCCTCGCCCCCAAGGACCTCCGCGGCTCCGCCTTCGGCATGCTCGCCACCGTCCAGTCCCTCGGCAACCTCGCCGCCAGCACCGTCGCCGGCCTCCTCTGGACCGCCGTCTCACCCGCCGTTGCCTTCGCCTACCTCACCGCCTGGATGGTGATCGCGCTCGGAGGGCTCCTCCTCGCCGCACGCCCCTCAGGGGCATGACCTCAGCCCAAAGGCCGCCAGCTCATGATCTTGAAGCCCTGAAGGCCTGCTCAACGGCCGGGATGCTGCGGCTTCTCCGGATGCGGGCTGAGCGGCGTTGACAGCCTTCCCTGGTGGGCGAGCATGAGAAGGTCCGGGGCGAGACTCCGTCCACGGTAGAGCAGACCGGCGCGGCGACGGCCGCCCTGGGTATGTACCGCGGCAGCAACTCGGCCGAGGAGCACGTGCAGGAGGCTGCCCGTCTGGGCGCGCCGGAGGCGTATCAGGTGCGCCCGGTCAACGCGCTGCTCGGTGAGGTCCAGGCCGAGGCCGCAATGGCGGATGGCGTGAATCCGCTCTTTCAGCGTCACCAGCGGACTGTTCCCCTCCGCCATCGAACGGAGAACGCCCCCGGCAGGGGCAGCGCGGACGCATACCACCACAACGAACGGGGTCCGGCCGCCGGTTCCAGCGCGGCCGCCGGATCCGGCGTGAAATCGAGGTCGCAGGGTCCCGCGCAGACCGGGCAGCACCAGAGCGCCGTACGGACGTCCGCGCGGGCGCCGTCTTCGCAGCAGATGTACCCGGGGAGTGCGTGCGTCATGTGCGGAGCGCCTTTACTCGATCACGGCCGTTGTGTGGCACGGATGTTACGCGTCAGCCTGCCTCTTGTGTGCGTGCCAGAGGTGGGCCAACCTTTCGGTAGCGACCGTTCGTTCGGGCAAATTGTCATGGGCATGGCTATAGCTATGCCCGTCCGCGCCCTCACAACGGCCCGCAGTACACCGCAACACACCGTCTACGAGGAGGACCCCCCACATGTCCGCGAAGCGTCACACCCGCCGGAGAATTGCCGGTATCAGCGCCATGGCCGTCGCGGCCCTCGCGCTCGGCGCGGCCGCCGCGTTACCCGCCGCGGCAGCCACCCCGGCCGCCCCGCAGGGCGTCATCGAGAACGCCGGCGCCGCCGGCACCGTCTCCGGCAGCTACATCGTGACCCTGAACGACTCTGCCGCCCGCTCCACCGCCGACAGCGGCAAGGCAGTCGCCAAGCGGTACGGCGCGCGGATCGACCGGACCTACAGCGCCGCCCTCAACGGCTACTCCGTCGAGGTCTCCGAGGCGCAGGCCAAGAAGCTCGCCGCCGACCCCGCCGTCAAGTCGGTCGTACAGAACCGCGTCTTCACCGTCGACACGACCCAGCCCAACCCGCCCTCCTGGGGCCTGGACCGGATCGATCAGCAGGCGCTCCCGCTGAACCAGAGCTACACCTACCCGGACAAGGCCGGCGAGGGCGTCACGGCTTACATCATCGACACCGGCGTCCGCAAGACGCACCAGGACTTCGGCGGCCGAGCCTCCGACGGCTTCGACGCCATCGACAACGACAACACGGCCCAGGACGGCCACGGCCACGGCACGCACGTCGCGGGCACCGTCGCGGGCACCTCGTACGGCGTGGCCAAGAAGGCGAAGATCGTCGGCGTCCGAGTGCTCGACAACAACGGCTCCGGCACAACCGCGCAGGTCGTCGCGGGCATCGACTGGGTGACCCAGCACGCCGTCAAGCCGGCCGTGGCGAACATGTCGCTGGGCGGCGGCGCGGACTCCGCGCTCGACACCGCCGTGCGCAACTCCATAGCCAGCGGCATCACTTACGGCGTCGCCGCGGGCAACGAGTCCACCAACGCGAGCACCAAGTCCCCGGCGCGCGTGACCGAGGCCATCACCGTCGGCGCCACGACCAGCACCGACGCCAAGGCGAGCTACTCCAACTACGGCACGGTCCTGGACCTGTTCGCTCCCGGCTCCAGCATCACCTCCTCCTGGGGCACCGGCGACACCGCCACGAACACCATCTCGGGCACCTCGATGGCGACCCCGCACGTCGTCGGCGCCGCCGCCCTCTACCTCGCGGCCAACCCCGCGTCCACCCCGGCCCAGGTCTCCACGGCCCTCG
Above is a genomic segment from Streptomyces sp. NBC_01233 containing:
- a CDS encoding MFS transporter, giving the protein MTETPQSADTAPDEEKWLTPGVKGIGSASFLADVGHEIPSALLPSLLTSTLGAPAAALGVIEGISDALAGAARFGGGVLADDPARRRKVAVGGYATTAVLGAATAGATAVWQVGLLRAAAWTARGLRVPARNALLADIVPAKTYGRAYGFERMMDNLGAIFGPILALALVAWLGVQWAIGLSAIPGLLVAGAIIYAIRKTPRSTSRDKAPLKIRIKPVLSGGLGRLLGGGHSV
- a CDS encoding MFS transporter codes for the protein MGNVAAALLILRACDLLTAEHGAKTAATIALGLYTAYNAATLASVPAGRLSDGLGRRGPVLVLAGGVAAFALSYGLFTIDATTVVFLAIAFVLAGVGTGAVETAQHSAVAALAPKDLRGSAFGMLATVQSLGNLAASTVAGLLWTAVSPAVAFAYLTAWMVIALGGLLLAARPSGA
- a CDS encoding S8 family peptidase — encoded protein: MSAKRHTRRRIAGISAMAVAALALGAAAALPAAAATPAAPQGVIENAGAAGTVSGSYIVTLNDSAARSTADSGKAVAKRYGARIDRTYSAALNGYSVEVSEAQAKKLAADPAVKSVVQNRVFTVDTTQPNPPSWGLDRIDQQALPLNQSYTYPDKAGEGVTAYIIDTGVRKTHQDFGGRASDGFDAIDNDNTAQDGHGHGTHVAGTVAGTSYGVAKKAKIVGVRVLDNNGSGTTAQVVAGIDWVTQHAVKPAVANMSLGGGADSALDTAVRNSIASGITYGVAAGNESTNASTKSPARVTEAITVGATTSTDAKASYSNYGTVLDLFAPGSSITSSWGTGDTATNTISGTSMATPHVVGAAALYLAANPASTPAQVSTALVNAATPNVVTSPGTGSPNRLLNVGNSTTPPNPGTRFENTADYAINDNATVESPITVSGISGNAPATLSVPVDIKHTYVGDLRVDLVAPDGTVYNLRNRTGGSADNIIQTFTVNASAEVANGVWKLRVADLANIDTGKIDSWALQF